A single Anopheles maculipalpis chromosome 3RL, idAnoMacuDA_375_x, whole genome shotgun sequence DNA region contains:
- the LOC126564444 gene encoding mucin-2-like isoform X1: protein MRKVWLLASAVLAFLNFVKSQEVARTLYSTRYDNLDIDTILGSNRLVSNYVDCLLSRKPCPPEGKDLKRILPEALRTKCARCSPIQKENALKIITRLYYDYPDQYRALRERWDPSGEYHRRFEEYLRGLQFNQIGGGGSGSGSNGGNTIESGGNDRPVRNDLDRQPASTQSSNVQPIVIDPTLAGQPSPTSSPPQPPLAVAPATERPRPPAPVAQILFPTTTDTTNNTTIITTTTSTTTSTRPSNSGPVELTGNTPSASIPFNTVTISSSIASSSPFEVGADSIPSGLPGLLDTEPDSPATAGAPVVPVPAPPPVVVNRFGDDGGNSRPSIAPVPVVPVVPQTTTTTTQRPTTTTVRQTRPATRQTTTRNTQRTTTRFITRVPQTPPSTTTITTTPRTITTTRTSTILQQRPLLPAPPPPQPFPAQQQPILPPPQQYPTIVYERPQAPPRASPPPPKPLPPTAPPARPFYIPQEPPRTPPTQYGQTTPDSIIDHFFVPPSQAASLPPSPIVGLWNQLGTKIADTADAIAGMLQKTVDVLVTSHIQSHQRALRRI, encoded by the exons ATGCGTAAAGTTTGGCTTCTCGCCAGTGCCGTACTGGCGTTTCTTAACTTTGTAAAATCTCAGGAGGTAGCTCGGACACTGTACAGCACCAG ATACGACAACCTGGACATTGACACCATTTTGGGCAGCAATCGGCTGGTGTCGAACTACGTCGACTGTTTGCTCAGTCGCAAACCGTGCCCACCGGAAGGCAAGGATCTGAAAC GCATTCTTCCAGAGGCATTGCGTACCAAATGTGCCCGCTGTTCACCGATTCAGAAGGAGAACGCACTAAAGATCATCACCCGTCTATACTACGACTATCCGGATCAGTACCGGGCGCTGCGTGAGCGCTGGGATCCTTCCGGCGAGTATCATCGCCGGTTTGAGGAGTATCTGCGCGGGCTGCAGTTTAATCAGATTGGCGGTGGCGGCAGTGGCAGTGGCAGCAACGGTGGTAATACGATCGAGAGTGGTGGTAATGACAGGCCGGTAAGAAATGACCTCGATCGACAGCCCGCATCGACACAGAGCAGCAATGTGCAGCCGATAGTGATTGATCCGACGCTGGCCGGCCAGCCTTCTCCGACATCCTCACCACCACAACCGCCGTTAGCTGTTGCGCCAGCGACCGAACGACCTAGGCCCCCGGCACCGGTAGCACAAATTTTATTCCCTACCACTACCGACACTACCAACAATACTACCATCATTACTACTACCACCTCTACTACCACCTCTACTAGACCCTCCAATTCTGGACCAGTAGAACTCACCGGCAACACGCCTAGTGCGTCCATTCCCTTTAATACGGTTACCATTTCTAGTAGCATAGCGAGTAGTAGCCCTTTCGAGGTTGGTGCGGACTCGATTCCCAGTGGGCTTCCGGGTCTGCTAGATACCGAACCCGACTCACCAGCCACAGCCGGAGCACCCGTAGTACCGGTACCG GCTCCACCACCGGTAGTGGTGAATCGGTTCGGTGACGATGGTGGCAATAGTCGACCGTCCATTGCACCAGTACCTGTGGTGCCTGTTGTGCCGcagacgacaacgacgactaCGCAGAGGCCTACCACTACAACCGTTCGGCAGACGCGCCCTGCTACACGTCAGACGACGACCAGAAATACTCAGCGTACAACAACGAGATTT ATAACACGTGTGCCTCAGACACcgccatcaacaacaacaattacAACAACACCACGCACTATCACAACGACGAGGACGTCGACCATTTTACAACAACGACCACTactaccagcaccaccaccaccacaaccgtttccagcacaacaacaaccaatactaccaccaccacaacaataTCCAACAATAGTATACGAGCGTCCACAGGCTCCACCGAGAGCTAGTCCGCCACCACCAAAACCACTACCACCTACGGCACCACCCGCTAGACCTTTCTACATACCTCAGGAGCCTCCGCGCACGCCACCGACTCAGTACGGACAGACCACCCCGGACAGCATTATTGATCATTTCTTTGTTCCACCGTCGCAGGCCGCTTCCCTACCGCCGAGTCCGATTGTTGGTCTCTGGAACCAGCTCGGTACGAAGATTGCCGATACGGCAGACGCtatcgctggaatgctgcagAAGACGGTCGATGTGCTGGTGACGAGCCACATCCAATCGCATCAGCGAGCCCTGCGGCGAATCTAG
- the LOC126564444 gene encoding mucin-2-like isoform X3, with protein sequence MRKVWLLASAVLAFLNFVKSQEVARTLYSTRYDNLDIDTILGSNRLVSNYVDCLLSRKPCPPEGKDLKRILPEALRTKCARCSPIQKENALKIITRLYYDYPDQYRALRERWDPSGEYHRRFEEYLRGLQFNQIGGGGSGSGSNGGNTIESGGNDRPAPPPVVVNRFGDDGGNSRPSIAPVPVVPVVPQTTTTTTQRPTTTTVRQTRPATRQTTTRNTQRTTTRFITRVPQTPPSTTTITTTPRTITTTRTSTILQQRPLLPAPPPPQPFPAQQQPILPPPQQYPTIVYERPQAPPRASPPPPKPLPPTAPPARPFYIPQEPPRTPPTQYGQTTPDSIIDHFFVPPSQAASLPPSPIVGLWNQLGTKIADTADAIAGMLQKTVDVLVTSHIQSHQRALRRI encoded by the exons ATGCGTAAAGTTTGGCTTCTCGCCAGTGCCGTACTGGCGTTTCTTAACTTTGTAAAATCTCAGGAGGTAGCTCGGACACTGTACAGCACCAG ATACGACAACCTGGACATTGACACCATTTTGGGCAGCAATCGGCTGGTGTCGAACTACGTCGACTGTTTGCTCAGTCGCAAACCGTGCCCACCGGAAGGCAAGGATCTGAAAC GCATTCTTCCAGAGGCATTGCGTACCAAATGTGCCCGCTGTTCACCGATTCAGAAGGAGAACGCACTAAAGATCATCACCCGTCTATACTACGACTATCCGGATCAGTACCGGGCGCTGCGTGAGCGCTGGGATCCTTCCGGCGAGTATCATCGCCGGTTTGAGGAGTATCTGCGCGGGCTGCAGTTTAATCAGATTGGCGGTGGCGGCAGTGGCAGTGGCAGCAACGGTGGTAATACGATCGAGAGTGGTGGTAATGACAGGCCG GCTCCACCACCGGTAGTGGTGAATCGGTTCGGTGACGATGGTGGCAATAGTCGACCGTCCATTGCACCAGTACCTGTGGTGCCTGTTGTGCCGcagacgacaacgacgactaCGCAGAGGCCTACCACTACAACCGTTCGGCAGACGCGCCCTGCTACACGTCAGACGACGACCAGAAATACTCAGCGTACAACAACGAGATTT ATAACACGTGTGCCTCAGACACcgccatcaacaacaacaattacAACAACACCACGCACTATCACAACGACGAGGACGTCGACCATTTTACAACAACGACCACTactaccagcaccaccaccaccacaaccgtttccagcacaacaacaaccaatactaccaccaccacaacaataTCCAACAATAGTATACGAGCGTCCACAGGCTCCACCGAGAGCTAGTCCGCCACCACCAAAACCACTACCACCTACGGCACCACCCGCTAGACCTTTCTACATACCTCAGGAGCCTCCGCGCACGCCACCGACTCAGTACGGACAGACCACCCCGGACAGCATTATTGATCATTTCTTTGTTCCACCGTCGCAGGCCGCTTCCCTACCGCCGAGTCCGATTGTTGGTCTCTGGAACCAGCTCGGTACGAAGATTGCCGATACGGCAGACGCtatcgctggaatgctgcagAAGACGGTCGATGTGCTGGTGACGAGCCACATCCAATCGCATCAGCGAGCCCTGCGGCGAATCTAG
- the LOC126564444 gene encoding mucin-2-like isoform X2, with product MRKVWLLASAVLAFLNFVKSQEVARTLYSTRYDNLDIDTILGSNRLVSNYVDCLLSRKPCPPEGKDLKRILPEALRTKCARCSPIQKENALKIITRLYYDYPDQYRALRERWDPSGEYHRRFEEYLRGLQFNQIGGGGSGSGSNGGNTIESGGNDRPVRNDLDRQPASTQSSNVQPIVIDPTLAGQPSPTSSPPQPPLAVAPATERPRPPAPAPPPVVVNRFGDDGGNSRPSIAPVPVVPVVPQTTTTTTQRPTTTTVRQTRPATRQTTTRNTQRTTTRFITRVPQTPPSTTTITTTPRTITTTRTSTILQQRPLLPAPPPPQPFPAQQQPILPPPQQYPTIVYERPQAPPRASPPPPKPLPPTAPPARPFYIPQEPPRTPPTQYGQTTPDSIIDHFFVPPSQAASLPPSPIVGLWNQLGTKIADTADAIAGMLQKTVDVLVTSHIQSHQRALRRI from the exons ATGCGTAAAGTTTGGCTTCTCGCCAGTGCCGTACTGGCGTTTCTTAACTTTGTAAAATCTCAGGAGGTAGCTCGGACACTGTACAGCACCAG ATACGACAACCTGGACATTGACACCATTTTGGGCAGCAATCGGCTGGTGTCGAACTACGTCGACTGTTTGCTCAGTCGCAAACCGTGCCCACCGGAAGGCAAGGATCTGAAAC GCATTCTTCCAGAGGCATTGCGTACCAAATGTGCCCGCTGTTCACCGATTCAGAAGGAGAACGCACTAAAGATCATCACCCGTCTATACTACGACTATCCGGATCAGTACCGGGCGCTGCGTGAGCGCTGGGATCCTTCCGGCGAGTATCATCGCCGGTTTGAGGAGTATCTGCGCGGGCTGCAGTTTAATCAGATTGGCGGTGGCGGCAGTGGCAGTGGCAGCAACGGTGGTAATACGATCGAGAGTGGTGGTAATGACAGGCCGGTAAGAAATGACCTCGATCGACAGCCCGCATCGACACAGAGCAGCAATGTGCAGCCGATAGTGATTGATCCGACGCTGGCCGGCCAGCCTTCTCCGACATCCTCACCACCACAACCGCCGTTAGCTGTTGCGCCAGCGACCGAACGACCTAGGCCCCCGGCACCG GCTCCACCACCGGTAGTGGTGAATCGGTTCGGTGACGATGGTGGCAATAGTCGACCGTCCATTGCACCAGTACCTGTGGTGCCTGTTGTGCCGcagacgacaacgacgactaCGCAGAGGCCTACCACTACAACCGTTCGGCAGACGCGCCCTGCTACACGTCAGACGACGACCAGAAATACTCAGCGTACAACAACGAGATTT ATAACACGTGTGCCTCAGACACcgccatcaacaacaacaattacAACAACACCACGCACTATCACAACGACGAGGACGTCGACCATTTTACAACAACGACCACTactaccagcaccaccaccaccacaaccgtttccagcacaacaacaaccaatactaccaccaccacaacaataTCCAACAATAGTATACGAGCGTCCACAGGCTCCACCGAGAGCTAGTCCGCCACCACCAAAACCACTACCACCTACGGCACCACCCGCTAGACCTTTCTACATACCTCAGGAGCCTCCGCGCACGCCACCGACTCAGTACGGACAGACCACCCCGGACAGCATTATTGATCATTTCTTTGTTCCACCGTCGCAGGCCGCTTCCCTACCGCCGAGTCCGATTGTTGGTCTCTGGAACCAGCTCGGTACGAAGATTGCCGATACGGCAGACGCtatcgctggaatgctgcagAAGACGGTCGATGTGCTGGTGACGAGCCACATCCAATCGCATCAGCGAGCCCTGCGGCGAATCTAG
- the LOC126564444 gene encoding uncharacterized protein LOC126564444 isoform X4 yields MRKVWLLASAVLAFLNFVKSQEVARTLYSTRYDNLDIDTILGSNRLVSNYVDCLLSRKPCPPEGKDLKRILPEALRTKCARCSPIQKENALKIITRLYYDYPDQYRALRERWDPSGEYHRRFEEYLRGLQFNQIGGGGSGSGSNGGNTIESGGNDRPVRNDLDRQPASTQSSNVQPIVIDPTLAGQPSPTSSPPQPPLAVAPATERPRPPAPAPPPVVVNRFGDDGGNSRPSIAPVPVVPVVPQTTTTTTQRPTTTTVRQTRPATRQTTTRNTQRTTTRFAASLPPSPIVGLWNQLGTKIADTADAIAGMLQKTVDVLVTSHIQSHQRALRRI; encoded by the exons ATGCGTAAAGTTTGGCTTCTCGCCAGTGCCGTACTGGCGTTTCTTAACTTTGTAAAATCTCAGGAGGTAGCTCGGACACTGTACAGCACCAG ATACGACAACCTGGACATTGACACCATTTTGGGCAGCAATCGGCTGGTGTCGAACTACGTCGACTGTTTGCTCAGTCGCAAACCGTGCCCACCGGAAGGCAAGGATCTGAAAC GCATTCTTCCAGAGGCATTGCGTACCAAATGTGCCCGCTGTTCACCGATTCAGAAGGAGAACGCACTAAAGATCATCACCCGTCTATACTACGACTATCCGGATCAGTACCGGGCGCTGCGTGAGCGCTGGGATCCTTCCGGCGAGTATCATCGCCGGTTTGAGGAGTATCTGCGCGGGCTGCAGTTTAATCAGATTGGCGGTGGCGGCAGTGGCAGTGGCAGCAACGGTGGTAATACGATCGAGAGTGGTGGTAATGACAGGCCGGTAAGAAATGACCTCGATCGACAGCCCGCATCGACACAGAGCAGCAATGTGCAGCCGATAGTGATTGATCCGACGCTGGCCGGCCAGCCTTCTCCGACATCCTCACCACCACAACCGCCGTTAGCTGTTGCGCCAGCGACCGAACGACCTAGGCCCCCGGCACCG GCTCCACCACCGGTAGTGGTGAATCGGTTCGGTGACGATGGTGGCAATAGTCGACCGTCCATTGCACCAGTACCTGTGGTGCCTGTTGTGCCGcagacgacaacgacgactaCGCAGAGGCCTACCACTACAACCGTTCGGCAGACGCGCCCTGCTACACGTCAGACGACGACCAGAAATACTCAGCGTACAACAACGAGATTT GCCGCTTCCCTACCGCCGAGTCCGATTGTTGGTCTCTGGAACCAGCTCGGTACGAAGATTGCCGATACGGCAGACGCtatcgctggaatgctgcagAAGACGGTCGATGTGCTGGTGACGAGCCACATCCAATCGCATCAGCGAGCCCTGCGGCGAATCTAG
- the LOC126565626 gene encoding ejaculatory bulb-specific protein 3-like, giving the protein MKHLTMVALLAMVVVMASAQKYTDKFDNIDVDRVLSNDRILNNYLKCLLDKGPCTQEGRELKKTLPDALKTNCEKCSEKQRTSSRKVIAHLEDRKPQEWKKLLDKYDPEGIYKSKYEKLNKRS; this is encoded by the exons aTGAAGCACCTGACGATGGTTGCCCTTttggcgatggtggtggtaatggCCAGCGCCCAAAAGTACACCGACAAGTTCGACAACATCGATGTTGACCGGGTACTGTCCAATGATCGAATTCTCAACAATTACCTCAAGTGTCTGCTAGACAAGGGACCGTGCACCCAGGAGGGCCGTGAACTGAAGA AAACGCTCCCCGATGCGCTGAAAACCAACTGCGAGAAGTGTAGCGAGAAGCAGAGAACTAGCTCCCGCAAGGTAATCGCCCATCTCGAGGACCGTAAGCCACAGGAATGGAAGAAACTGCTCGACAAGTATGACCCGGAAGGTATCTACAAGAGCAAGTACGAGAAACTCAACAAGCGATCCTAG